Proteins from one Sphingomonas sp. HF-S4 genomic window:
- a CDS encoding p-hydroxycinnamoyl CoA hydratase/lyase — MTELSSNGVVAYDVEGGIAWVRFNRPDKRNAMSPTLNRDMMEVLDLLEFRDDVGVLVLSGEGAAFTAGMDLKEYFRETEADGLKGTRKAQRESYGWWRRLRWYQKPTIAMVNGWCFGGGYGPLFACDLAFAAEEAKFGLSEINWGILPGGGATKVATELLPFRKAMYHAMMGENIDGKTAAEWGLVNEALPLATLKDRVTEVAKVLLAKNPVALKATKDAVRRVGVLSYDDAEDYLIRAQEAANSYDNEGRKEGIRQFIDEKSYKPGLGAYDKDRAGKVGG; from the coding sequence ATGACCGAACTGAGCAGCAACGGCGTCGTAGCGTATGATGTCGAGGGGGGCATCGCCTGGGTGCGCTTCAACCGTCCCGACAAGCGCAACGCGATGAGCCCGACGCTCAACCGCGACATGATGGAAGTGCTAGACCTGCTCGAGTTCCGCGACGACGTCGGCGTGCTGGTGCTGAGCGGCGAAGGCGCGGCGTTCACGGCGGGCATGGATTTGAAGGAATATTTTCGCGAGACCGAAGCGGATGGCCTCAAGGGAACGCGCAAGGCCCAGCGCGAGAGTTATGGCTGGTGGCGGCGCCTGCGCTGGTATCAGAAGCCGACCATCGCGATGGTCAATGGCTGGTGCTTCGGTGGCGGCTACGGTCCGTTGTTCGCCTGCGACCTTGCCTTTGCGGCGGAGGAAGCGAAGTTCGGCCTTTCCGAGATCAATTGGGGCATCCTGCCCGGCGGCGGCGCCACCAAGGTCGCGACCGAGCTGCTGCCGTTCCGCAAGGCGATGTACCACGCGATGATGGGCGAGAATATCGACGGCAAGACTGCCGCCGAGTGGGGCCTGGTCAACGAAGCGCTGCCGTTGGCGACGCTGAAGGACCGCGTCACCGAGGTGGCGAAGGTACTGCTCGCCAAGAACCCGGTGGCGCTCAAGGCGACCAAGGATGCGGTCCGCCGCGTCGGCGTGCTGAGCTATGACGATGCCGAAGACTATCTGATCCGCGCGCAGGAAGCGGCGAATTCGTACGATAACGAGGGCCGCAAGGAAGGCATCCGCCAGTTCATCGACGAGAAGAGCTACAAGCCCGGGCTCGGCGCCTACGACAAGGATCGCGCGGGGAAGGTGGGCGGCTGA
- a CDS encoding aldehyde dehydrogenase: MATIAPPQAGARTFTRLNPVTGEAATTSKAFSTADADAAVESAAAAFAVWSALGPNARRAGLTKAATALEARADQFVEAMMHEIGATEGWARFNLMLAAGMVREAAALTTQIGGEVIPSDKPGCIAMALREPVGVMLGIAPWNAPIILGVRAVAVPLACGNTVVLKASEQCPRTHSLIAEAFAEAGLPEGAVSIVTNAPEDAGEIVGALIDNPHIRRINFTGSTAVGRIIAKRAAEHLKPVLLELGGKAPLIVLDDADLDEAVKAAAFGAFMNQGQICMSTERIIVVDSVADAFAEKFTAKVSAMPVGDPREGKTPLGAVVDQKTVDHVQSLIDDAVANGADKLVGGASNGVLMPAHIVDKVTPEMKLFRDESFGPVVGIIRARDEAHAIALANDTEYGLSAAVFTRDTARGLRVARQIKSGICHVNGPTVHDEAQMPFGGTKSSGYGRFGGKAGIDAFTELRWITIETQPGHYPI, translated from the coding sequence ATGGCAACGATCGCACCGCCGCAGGCCGGCGCTAGGACTTTTACGCGACTCAACCCGGTCACCGGCGAAGCCGCGACCACGTCGAAGGCGTTCAGCACTGCCGACGCCGATGCTGCGGTTGAGTCCGCCGCGGCGGCATTCGCCGTCTGGTCCGCCCTCGGCCCGAACGCGCGCCGCGCCGGGCTGACCAAGGCTGCCACTGCGCTCGAAGCGCGTGCCGATCAGTTCGTCGAAGCGATGATGCACGAAATCGGCGCGACCGAAGGCTGGGCGCGCTTCAACCTGATGCTCGCGGCGGGCATGGTCCGCGAGGCAGCGGCGCTCACTACCCAGATCGGCGGCGAAGTGATTCCGTCGGACAAGCCCGGCTGCATCGCGATGGCGCTGCGCGAGCCGGTGGGCGTGATGCTCGGCATCGCGCCGTGGAATGCGCCGATCATCCTCGGCGTGCGCGCGGTCGCCGTGCCGCTTGCCTGCGGCAATACGGTGGTGCTCAAGGCAAGCGAGCAATGCCCGCGCACGCACAGCCTGATTGCCGAGGCGTTCGCCGAAGCGGGCCTGCCCGAAGGCGCGGTCAGCATCGTCACCAACGCACCCGAAGACGCCGGCGAGATCGTCGGCGCGCTGATCGACAATCCCCATATCCGCCGGATCAATTTCACCGGTTCGACCGCGGTGGGCCGGATCATTGCCAAGCGTGCGGCGGAGCATCTCAAGCCGGTGCTGCTCGAGCTGGGCGGAAAGGCGCCGCTGATCGTGCTCGACGATGCCGATCTGGACGAGGCAGTGAAGGCCGCGGCGTTCGGCGCGTTCATGAACCAGGGCCAGATCTGCATGTCGACCGAGCGGATCATCGTGGTGGACAGCGTCGCCGATGCCTTTGCCGAGAAGTTCACGGCGAAGGTGAGCGCGATGCCGGTCGGCGATCCGCGCGAGGGTAAGACGCCGCTCGGCGCGGTGGTCGATCAGAAGACGGTCGATCACGTCCAGTCGCTGATCGACGACGCAGTGGCGAACGGCGCCGACAAGCTCGTCGGCGGTGCGTCGAACGGCGTGCTGATGCCTGCGCACATCGTCGATAAGGTCACGCCCGAGATGAAGCTGTTCCGCGACGAGAGCTTCGGCCCCGTGGTCGGCATCATCCGCGCGCGCGACGAAGCCCATGCCATCGCGCTTGCCAACGACACCGAATACGGCCTGTCCGCGGCCGTCTTCACCCGCGACACGGCGCGCGGCCTCAGAGTGGCGCGCCAGATCAAGTCGGGCATCTGCCACGTCAACGGACCCACCGTGCACGATGAAGCGCAGATGCCGTTCGGCGGCACCAAATCCTCCGGCTACGGACGGTTCGGCGGCAAGGCGGGGATCGACGCGTTCACCGAACTGCGCTGGATCACGATCGAGACCCAGCCCGGCCATTATCCGATCTGA
- a CDS encoding MFS transporter: MASDPRTVIQREPMSRFQWGIVATMVGLNALDGFDVLSISFASPGIAAEWRIDRAALGVVLSMELIGMAAGSLLLGGIADRVGRRATILSCLVMMTIGMLGAASADSIAVLSTWRVLTGLGIGGMLAATNAAVAEAANDRRRALAVVLMAAGYPLGTIIGGLISAVLLAHFDWRAVFLFGAFASTLFIPIVLWCAPESIAFLVHRRPSGALARTNRILGRMGHAPVDALPVEDAAPAKVPLVALFSPALRRPTILLTLAYLAHIMTFYFILKWIPKIVTDMGFAPSAAAGVLVWASIGGASGSLLLGLLTARLPLLRLTIIAMLASTALVAIFGAGQSSLAGLSAVAALAGFATNAGVVGLYALIAQSFPTAVRATATGVVIGVGRGGSALAPALAGLLFAQGYPLQTVALLMGLGSVVGALALFGLSKVRRAPLASAG; this comes from the coding sequence ATGGCAAGCGATCCGCGGACAGTGATCCAGCGCGAGCCGATGTCACGGTTCCAATGGGGAATCGTCGCGACGATGGTCGGGCTCAACGCGCTCGACGGGTTCGACGTGCTGTCGATCAGCTTTGCTTCGCCTGGCATCGCCGCCGAATGGCGGATCGATCGCGCGGCGCTTGGCGTGGTGCTGTCGATGGAATTGATCGGGATGGCCGCGGGGTCGCTGCTGCTCGGCGGCATCGCCGATCGCGTCGGCCGGCGCGCCACGATCCTGTCCTGCCTGGTGATGATGACGATCGGGATGCTCGGCGCTGCCAGCGCCGACTCGATTGCGGTGCTCTCGACATGGCGCGTGCTGACGGGGCTAGGCATCGGCGGCATGCTCGCCGCCACCAATGCGGCGGTCGCCGAAGCGGCGAACGACAGGCGCCGCGCGCTGGCCGTGGTGTTGATGGCAGCGGGCTATCCGCTCGGCACGATCATCGGTGGACTGATTTCCGCCGTGCTGCTGGCGCATTTCGATTGGCGCGCGGTGTTCCTGTTCGGCGCATTCGCCAGCACCTTGTTCATTCCGATCGTCCTGTGGTGCGCGCCGGAGTCGATTGCCTTCCTGGTGCATCGCCGCCCATCGGGTGCGCTTGCGCGGACCAATCGCATCCTCGGGCGGATGGGGCATGCGCCCGTGGATGCACTCCCGGTGGAGGACGCGGCACCTGCCAAGGTGCCCTTGGTCGCGCTGTTCTCGCCTGCGCTGCGGCGGCCTACGATCCTGCTGACGCTCGCGTATCTCGCGCACATCATGACCTTCTATTTCATCCTGAAGTGGATCCCGAAGATCGTGACCGACATGGGCTTTGCGCCATCGGCGGCCGCGGGTGTGCTCGTCTGGGCCAGCATCGGCGGCGCCAGCGGATCGCTGTTGCTCGGCCTCCTTACCGCGCGTCTGCCGCTGCTGCGCCTCACCATCATCGCGATGCTCGCCTCGACGGCGCTCGTCGCTATCTTCGGGGCCGGGCAAAGCAGCCTCGCCGGCTTGTCGGCCGTCGCCGCGCTGGCCGGCTTCGCGACCAATGCCGGGGTGGTCGGCCTCTATGCATTGATCGCCCAGAGCTTCCCGACCGCGGTCCGGGCGACCGCCACGGGCGTCGTGATCGGCGTGGGGCGCGGCGGATCGGCGCTCGCGCCGGCGCTGGCAGGCCTTTTGTTCGCGCAGGGCTACCCATTGCAGACCGTCGCATTGCTGATGGGCCTGGGATCCGTCGTCGGTGCCCTAGCGCTGTTCGGCCTAAGCAAGGTGCGCCGAGCCCCGCTTGCGTCGGCAGGATGA
- a CDS encoding MarR family winged helix-turn-helix transcriptional regulator, which translates to MGNNRVSKTKNIGVEPPSSTAEIGELDTILGLHIRRVHGAVQRHFGEHFGELGLTQKQISVLWLVGNHPGIAQTDIAQKLDMDRATAMTLVHALEKRGLMCRTPSESDRRRIAFELTLQGEALLAQAKAAITEHEAWLTGRFTAHELKQLRTLLARIYR; encoded by the coding sequence ATGGGGAACAATCGCGTATCGAAGACCAAGAATATTGGTGTCGAGCCACCATCGTCGACAGCCGAGATCGGCGAGCTGGACACGATCCTGGGCCTGCATATCCGCCGCGTGCACGGCGCGGTGCAGCGGCACTTCGGCGAGCATTTCGGCGAACTGGGGCTGACCCAGAAGCAGATTTCGGTGCTATGGCTGGTCGGCAATCATCCGGGGATCGCGCAGACCGACATCGCGCAGAAGCTCGACATGGATCGTGCCACGGCGATGACCCTGGTCCACGCCCTGGAGAAGCGCGGGCTGATGTGCCGCACGCCGTCCGAGAGCGATCGGCGTCGGATCGCATTCGAATTGACCCTGCAAGGCGAAGCTCTGCTGGCACAAGCCAAGGCCGCGATCACAGAGCATGAGGCGTGGCTGACGGGCCGCTTCACCGCCCACGAACTCAAGCAATTAAGAACCCTGCTCGCGCGCATCTACCGCTAG
- a CDS encoding 5-methyltetrahydropteroyltriglutamate--homocysteine S-methyltransferase, with protein sequence MSKPPFRADHVGSFLRPKALIDAREAHRAGQIDADALRLAEDAAIRDVVKFQEDLGLQGITDGEFRRTYFHTDFLLQLDGVEEAGGSQVKFHQHGGKELEYAPPVMKIAGKIAHARDIQRRDYEFLASCTTRTPKVTIPSPTMLHFRGGREAIDATAYPDLEDFYTDLAAAYRAEIASLADAGCRYLQLDDTNLAYLCDDTQRANARARDMDPDALPRLYADIINQSIRDRPDDMTVCVHLCRGNFRSSWAAEGGYEPVAEVLFNALDVDGYFLEYDDPRSGDFAPLRHVPKSKTVVLGLVTTKLAELESADDVRRRIDEAAQFMPLDQIALSPQCGFSSTVHGNDIEVGQQAAKMQLVIDVARSVWGDQA encoded by the coding sequence ATGTCGAAGCCGCCGTTCCGTGCCGATCATGTCGGCAGTTTCCTGCGCCCGAAGGCGCTGATCGATGCGCGCGAGGCGCATCGCGCGGGACAGATCGACGCCGACGCGCTGCGCCTGGCGGAGGACGCGGCGATCCGCGACGTGGTCAAGTTCCAGGAGGATCTGGGGCTCCAGGGCATCACCGACGGCGAGTTCCGCCGCACGTATTTCCACACCGATTTCCTGCTCCAGCTAGACGGCGTCGAAGAAGCCGGCGGCAGCCAGGTCAAGTTCCACCAGCATGGCGGCAAGGAGCTGGAATATGCGCCGCCGGTGATGAAGATCGCCGGGAAGATTGCGCATGCCCGCGACATCCAGCGCCGCGACTATGAATTCCTGGCGAGCTGCACCACGCGCACGCCCAAGGTGACGATCCCGTCGCCGACGATGCTCCATTTCCGCGGCGGCCGCGAGGCGATCGACGCCACGGCCTATCCCGACCTGGAGGATTTCTACACCGACCTGGCGGCCGCCTATCGCGCCGAGATCGCCAGCCTGGCCGATGCCGGCTGCCGCTACCTCCAGCTCGACGACACCAACCTGGCCTATCTGTGCGACGATACCCAGCGCGCCAACGCCCGCGCACGCGACATGGACCCCGACGCCCTGCCCCGCCTCTATGCCGACATCATCAACCAGTCGATCCGCGACCGCCCCGACGACATGACGGTCTGCGTCCATCTGTGCCGCGGCAACTTCCGCTCCTCCTGGGCGGCGGAAGGCGGCTACGAGCCGGTCGCCGAAGTGCTGTTCAACGCACTGGATGTCGACGGCTATTTCCTGGAATATGACGATCCGCGCTCGGGCGACTTCGCCCCGCTGCGCCATGTGCCGAAGAGCAAGACCGTCGTGCTCGGGCTGGTCACCACCAAGCTCGCCGAGCTCGAATCCGCCGACGATGTCCGCCGCCGGATCGACGAGGCGGCGCAGTTCATGCCGCTCGACCAGATCGCGCTGTCGCCGCAATGCGGCTTCTCCTCGACCGTGCACGGCAACGACATCGAAGTCGGGCAGCAGGCCGCGAAGATGCAGTTGGTGATCGACGTCGCACGATCGGTCTGGGGCGACCAGGCCTGA
- a CDS encoding TonB-dependent receptor: MAGFGGRARVRLAYGVAALAVSVAGLPTAVWAQTADVAETDTASEDAQASRSGDDIVVTARRREESLQDTPVAITALSAEMLEERQILQTQDLERITPSLQFKPAGQLSGNSASSVVFIRGVGQVDPTAAVDPGVGIYLDEVYLGRAVGGAIDFGDIAGVEVLRGPQGTLFGRNTIGGAILVRTRQPELGAWNGRARIRVGSDDLVEGFAALNIPIGDTAAARVSGGFRKRDGYVIREFDGLDLGNDNSYSLNGAIKWEPMADFDLFVRGDYSKRDENGAPFVFAGINEQAPVAAIASVGAGCPGATIPFAPLTPGNPRFGAPNVPMINDPRCANDLQIRGPFVNGGTAAVLSTSEIWGVAATANIRLTDVAAVKLISAYRNTSSRGVRDADNTPLTLITTDVGSQSEQFSQEVQLQLDWGSVSAIFGGYYFNEVTDERATVPLAFPPSPPVIASILAGGPGSRDLQISQLKTDSVAGFGEISFKPAQGLEVSGGLRYTTDRKTFRGTVLNLFPATLPDPNPLPTLAVPQGGPLFIYNRPFAKSFSALTGSASIQYRWNDAISTYASYARSFKSGGFNTRYNAAPAGNVPVPFDEESVTSYEIGAKTNIGGLRLNLAAFQANYDDIQLIFRQGVVPLLFNAGKARIRGFEAEANYRAPWGLLLNASVSKLDDEIQSITPVPGATATVAPGDDLPLTPDYQANFGIGIDFDLGGATLTPRFDGSYQSKVAFITGSIPLIEEDGYFVGNASVALKFAGRYELTGGVTNLFDERYLIQGNASLATLGYAERIYARPRTWYVQLSGSF; the protein is encoded by the coding sequence ATGGCTGGATTTGGCGGGCGGGCGCGGGTGCGCCTGGCATATGGCGTTGCGGCATTGGCTGTCTCGGTCGCTGGGCTTCCAACGGCTGTCTGGGCGCAAACCGCCGACGTCGCGGAAACGGACACGGCCAGCGAGGACGCGCAAGCCAGCCGCAGCGGCGACGACATCGTCGTCACGGCGCGGCGGCGCGAGGAAAGCCTGCAGGATACGCCGGTCGCGATCACGGCGCTGAGCGCGGAGATGCTCGAGGAGCGGCAAATCCTCCAGACCCAGGATCTCGAGCGCATCACGCCGAGCCTGCAATTCAAGCCCGCCGGGCAGCTGTCGGGCAACAGCGCGTCCTCGGTGGTGTTCATTCGCGGCGTCGGTCAGGTCGATCCGACCGCCGCGGTCGATCCCGGGGTCGGCATCTATCTCGACGAAGTCTATCTCGGACGCGCCGTGGGCGGGGCGATCGATTTCGGCGACATCGCCGGCGTCGAAGTGTTGCGCGGTCCGCAGGGTACGCTGTTCGGCCGCAATACGATCGGCGGCGCGATCCTGGTGCGCACGCGCCAGCCCGAGCTTGGCGCCTGGAACGGCCGCGCGCGCATTCGCGTCGGCAGCGACGATCTGGTCGAGGGGTTCGCAGCGCTCAACATTCCGATCGGCGACACTGCGGCTGCGCGCGTCTCGGGTGGTTTCCGCAAGCGCGACGGCTATGTCATCCGCGAATTCGACGGCCTCGATCTGGGCAACGACAACAGCTATTCGCTCAATGGCGCGATCAAATGGGAGCCGATGGCGGACTTCGACCTGTTCGTCCGCGGCGATTACAGCAAGCGTGACGAGAATGGCGCGCCGTTCGTGTTCGCCGGGATCAACGAGCAGGCGCCCGTCGCAGCGATCGCCAGCGTAGGGGCGGGGTGCCCGGGCGCGACAATCCCGTTCGCGCCGCTCACGCCCGGCAATCCGCGCTTCGGTGCGCCGAACGTGCCGATGATCAACGATCCGCGCTGCGCCAATGACCTCCAGATCCGCGGGCCCTTCGTTAACGGTGGGACGGCCGCGGTGTTGAGTACCTCGGAGATCTGGGGCGTCGCGGCGACGGCCAATATCCGGCTGACAGACGTCGCGGCGGTCAAGCTCATCTCCGCCTATCGCAACACCAGTTCGCGCGGCGTGCGCGATGCCGACAATACCCCGCTGACGCTGATCACCACCGATGTCGGCTCGCAGTCCGAGCAGTTCAGCCAGGAGGTCCAGCTCCAGCTCGATTGGGGAAGTGTCAGCGCGATCTTCGGGGGCTATTATTTCAACGAAGTCACCGACGAGCGTGCGACCGTGCCGCTGGCGTTCCCCCCGTCGCCGCCGGTCATCGCGTCGATCCTCGCCGGTGGGCCCGGCTCGCGCGATCTCCAGATCTCGCAGCTCAAGACCGATTCCGTCGCCGGCTTCGGCGAGATCAGCTTCAAGCCCGCGCAGGGCCTCGAGGTCAGCGGCGGGCTGCGCTACACGACCGACCGCAAGACCTTCCGCGGCACCGTGCTCAACCTGTTCCCGGCGACCCTGCCCGATCCCAACCCGCTGCCGACGCTGGCGGTGCCGCAGGGCGGGCCGCTGTTCATCTACAATCGCCCCTTCGCCAAGAGCTTCTCGGCGCTCACCGGTTCGGCCAGCATCCAGTATCGCTGGAACGACGCGATCAGCACCTATGCCTCCTATGCCCGCAGCTTCAAATCCGGTGGGTTCAACACCCGCTACAATGCGGCGCCGGCGGGCAATGTCCCGGTGCCGTTCGATGAGGAGAGCGTCACCAGCTACGAGATCGGCGCCAAGACCAATATCGGCGGATTGCGGCTCAATCTGGCGGCATTCCAGGCCAATTACGACGATATCCAGCTGATCTTCCGCCAGGGCGTCGTGCCGCTGCTGTTCAACGCCGGCAAGGCACGTATCCGCGGGTTCGAGGCCGAGGCGAATTACCGCGCGCCCTGGGGGCTGCTGCTCAACGCCAGCGTCAGCAAGCTGGACGACGAAATCCAGAGCATCACGCCGGTGCCCGGCGCGACGGCGACGGTCGCGCCGGGCGACGATCTGCCGCTCACGCCAGACTATCAGGCCAATTTCGGGATCGGGATCGATTTCGATCTGGGCGGCGCGACGCTGACGCCCCGCTTCGACGGCAGCTATCAGTCCAAGGTCGCCTTCATCACCGGCAGCATCCCGCTGATCGAGGAAGACGGCTATTTCGTCGGCAACGCCTCGGTCGCGCTCAAATTCGCCGGACGCTACGAACTGACCGGCGGCGTCACCAATCTGTTCGACGAGCGCTATCTGATCCAGGGCAACGCCTCGCTGGCGACGCTTGGCTATGCCGAGCGCATCTATGCGCGGCCCCGGACCTGGTACGTCCAGCTCTCGGGCAGCTTCTGA
- a CDS encoding MarR family winged helix-turn-helix transcriptional regulator — protein MSAAARRQACNDTIGVDKGQLDRLLGYAIARANFVGDATFHAAVRDRSVTPLRYAMLEVVGSNPGLLQVQLGETLALSRPTVTMLLDYWQSQDCIERRSTPIDRRSFGIFLTAIGSARLAELRACARVHDRELGLGLTASERAELKRLLDKLAGTAN, from the coding sequence GTGAGCGCGGCCGCTCGCCGGCAGGCCTGCAACGACACGATCGGCGTGGACAAGGGTCAGCTGGATCGATTGCTGGGCTATGCGATCGCCCGCGCCAATTTTGTCGGCGACGCCACCTTCCACGCAGCGGTGCGCGACCGTTCGGTCACGCCGCTGCGCTACGCGATGCTGGAAGTCGTCGGGTCCAATCCCGGCTTGCTCCAGGTGCAACTCGGCGAGACACTCGCGCTCTCGCGGCCCACGGTGACGATGCTCCTGGACTATTGGCAATCCCAAGACTGTATCGAGCGGCGCTCGACGCCGATCGACAGGCGTTCCTTCGGGATCTTTCTCACGGCGATCGGTTCGGCGCGTCTCGCCGAGCTGCGTGCGTGCGCACGCGTCCACGATCGCGAACTGGGTCTCGGGCTGACCGCCAGCGAGCGCGCCGAACTCAAGCGCCTGCTCGACAAGCTCGCGGGCACCGCAAATTAG
- a CDS encoding CaiB/BaiF CoA transferase family protein, which translates to MSKPLDGILVADFSHVMAGPYASHLLGLMGAEVIKIESVEGDAFRSYGADERLGGMSPAFIAANAGKKSIALDLKDPSDRDIARRIVDRADVLLENFRPGVIERLGFAYAQVCQSNPDIVFCSVSGYGQDGPYRDWPAIDNIVQATSGMMMLSGGDGDPPMRVGFPIVDTLTGQTAAIAILSALFRRANGGGGSFIDVSMLDASLAFMTSALTPFLATGTPMPRSGNTGYSGLPTAAMFTARDGREISLGVVQPKQFAALARHLGREDWLDDPRFATGAAQRENFDAFHDEVAREILRRDAVEWERGMSAEGIPCGMVRRVDEAIDLARPGAMIPVALSPDGHANRVDIPGPGFRLSPDIGSAGGPPPRLDQHRQEILDWLDTPA; encoded by the coding sequence ATGAGCAAACCCCTCGACGGCATTCTGGTCGCCGATTTCAGCCATGTCATGGCAGGGCCCTATGCCTCGCATCTGCTCGGGCTGATGGGGGCGGAGGTCATCAAGATCGAGTCGGTCGAAGGCGATGCCTTCCGCAGCTATGGCGCCGACGAAAGGCTGGGCGGCATGAGCCCCGCCTTCATCGCCGCCAATGCCGGCAAGAAGTCGATCGCGCTCGACCTCAAGGATCCGAGCGACCGCGACATCGCGCGCAGGATCGTCGATCGCGCCGATGTGCTGCTCGAGAATTTCCGGCCCGGCGTGATCGAGCGCCTTGGCTTCGCTTATGCGCAGGTGTGCCAGTCCAATCCCGACATCGTCTTCTGCTCGGTCTCTGGATATGGCCAGGACGGGCCCTATCGCGACTGGCCCGCGATCGACAACATCGTCCAGGCAACCAGCGGGATGATGATGCTGAGCGGCGGCGATGGCGATCCGCCGATGCGCGTGGGCTTCCCGATCGTCGATACGCTGACCGGCCAGACCGCGGCCATCGCGATCTTGTCCGCGTTGTTCCGCCGGGCGAACGGCGGCGGCGGAAGCTTCATCGACGTGTCGATGCTCGATGCCAGCCTGGCCTTCATGACATCCGCGCTGACGCCTTTCCTGGCCACCGGCACCCCGATGCCGCGCAGCGGCAACACCGGCTATAGCGGCCTGCCGACTGCCGCGATGTTCACGGCGCGTGATGGCCGCGAGATCTCGCTTGGGGTCGTCCAGCCCAAGCAGTTCGCCGCGCTCGCGCGCCACCTCGGTCGTGAGGACTGGCTCGACGATCCCCGCTTCGCGACGGGCGCAGCGCAGCGCGAGAATTTCGACGCGTTCCACGACGAAGTCGCGCGCGAGATCCTCCGGCGCGATGCCGTCGAATGGGAACGTGGGATGAGTGCCGAGGGCATCCCGTGCGGGATGGTCCGCCGGGTCGACGAGGCGATCGATCTGGCGCGCCCGGGCGCGATGATCCCGGTGGCGCTTTCCCCGGACGGGCACGCCAATCGCGTCGACATTCCGGGGCCCGGTTTCCGACTGTCCCCGGATATCGGATCCGCCGGCGGGCCGCCACCGCGGCTGGACCAGCATCGCCAGGAGATCCTGGATTGGCTGGACACGCCGGCGTGA
- the dctP gene encoding TRAP transporter substrate-binding protein DctP codes for MRLLALLFALFLAGCGQGVPPGVTELVYASPYSPGHPFSRADRQWMAFVEKSSGGRLRIRPIWSGGLLSSEMSMEELRHGVADIGLITPIYVRGGTHLIRTQSGFYSGVHSIPAQVALYRCIAAADPEVGHELRGLKVLAVQGGSLPGIVTRDRPVRSLADLRGLRLRAPSELLAVLDRLGVDPVNMPMGEVYSALAKGVIDGVVAPADTFAALHFAEVAQHFNTLAVPRGAYPARAMGLARWQRLNEGERRILEESSAVWEAALATEVEAAAARGIAAAQAKGVDIAPMPAAEQLRFDRLYLEDAESNARGLGRFGIDGMRSFTAARTSIAGPDQIRCGSAR; via the coding sequence ATGAGGCTGTTGGCGCTCCTCTTCGCGCTGTTCCTCGCCGGTTGCGGGCAGGGCGTCCCGCCGGGGGTGACCGAGCTCGTCTATGCCAGCCCCTATTCGCCCGGCCATCCGTTCAGCCGCGCCGACCGGCAATGGATGGCGTTCGTCGAGAAGAGTTCGGGCGGGCGGCTGCGGATCCGGCCGATCTGGTCGGGCGGGTTGCTGTCGTCCGAGATGTCGATGGAGGAGTTGCGCCACGGTGTCGCCGATATCGGGCTGATCACGCCGATCTATGTGCGCGGCGGCACGCACCTGATCCGCACCCAGTCGGGCTTCTATAGCGGGGTCCACAGCATCCCCGCCCAGGTCGCGCTCTATCGCTGCATCGCGGCGGCGGACCCCGAAGTCGGCCACGAATTGCGCGGATTGAAAGTGCTGGCGGTGCAGGGCGGCTCGCTGCCCGGCATCGTCACGCGCGATCGGCCGGTACGGAGCCTCGCCGATCTGCGCGGCCTGCGGTTGCGCGCACCCAGCGAATTGCTCGCGGTGCTCGACCGGCTCGGCGTCGATCCGGTCAACATGCCGATGGGCGAAGTCTATTCCGCGCTCGCCAAGGGCGTGATCGACGGCGTCGTAGCCCCGGCCGATACTTTCGCGGCGCTGCATTTCGCCGAAGTCGCACAGCACTTCAATACGCTCGCCGTGCCCCGCGGCGCCTATCCTGCCCGCGCGATGGGGCTGGCCCGGTGGCAGCGCCTGAACGAGGGTGAGCGCAGGATCCTCGAGGAATCGAGCGCCGTCTGGGAAGCCGCCCTGGCAACCGAAGTCGAGGCTGCGGCGGCACGCGGCATTGCGGCGGCTCAGGCAAAGGGCGTCGACATCGCGCCAATGCCGGCGGCCGAGCAATTGCGCTTCGACAGGCTTTATCTGGAGGACGCCGAGAGCAACGCCCGCGGCCTGGGCCGTTTCGGCATCGACGGGATGCGCAGCTTCACCGCGGCACGCACGAGCATCGCCGGCCCCGACCAGATCCGCTGCGGGAGCGCGCGATGA